A stretch of the Phycisphaerae bacterium genome encodes the following:
- the rplS gene encoding 50S ribosomal protein L19, producing MKTELLDSVEKKSLKTQIPYFEIGDTVDVHCKIVEGEKTRTQIFTGVVIARSGRGVNQTFTVRRIVDDEGVERVFPLHSPNVVDVKPVRSGKARRAKLYYLRDRSGKGVKLSQRRTEHTSSS from the coding sequence GTGAAAACTGAATTACTTGATTCGGTAGAAAAGAAAAGCCTTAAGACCCAGATTCCGTACTTTGAGATAGGCGATACGGTTGACGTACATTGTAAAATTGTTGAAGGCGAAAAAACACGTACGCAGATTTTTACAGGTGTTGTAATCGCCCGAAGCGGCCGCGGAGTAAATCAGACCTTTACCGTCAGAAGAATTGTGGACGATGAAGGCGTTGAAAGAGTTTTCCCGCTGCATTCGCCGAATGTTGTCGATGTCAAACCCGTAAGAAGCGGCAAGGCCAGAAGGGCGAAACTTTATTACCTCAGAGACCGCAGCGGAAAAGGCGTTAAACTTTCACAGAGACGAACGGAACATACATCCAGTTCATAA
- the trmD gene encoding tRNA (guanosine(37)-N1)-methyltransferase TrmD: MRIDVLTLFPEMFASPLNFSIVKRAQQRGLVHIALSNIRDFAKNNYKKVDDAPYGGGAGMVLMCQPVFDCLENVRQQDANPGRVIMLTPQGRKFDQHLAKELAAEERVILIAGHYEGFDERIRIGTGAEEISIGDYVLSGGELAAMVIIDCIVRLLPGALGDEDSAANDSFSDGLLEYPQYTRPEEFKGMKVPDVLLSGNHAQIDKWRKQQALEKTKKQRPDLLK; this comes from the coding sequence ATGAGAATAGATGTTCTTACGCTTTTTCCTGAAATGTTTGCCTCGCCGCTGAATTTTTCGATAGTCAAGCGTGCTCAGCAGCGTGGCTTGGTGCATATAGCTCTTTCAAATATAAGAGATTTCGCTAAAAACAATTATAAGAAGGTCGATGACGCCCCTTACGGCGGCGGAGCCGGGATGGTTTTGATGTGCCAGCCTGTTTTCGATTGTCTTGAAAATGTTCGACAACAGGACGCAAATCCCGGACGCGTTATAATGCTGACGCCGCAGGGCAGAAAATTCGACCAGCATCTTGCCAAAGAACTTGCGGCGGAAGAAAGAGTTATTCTCATCGCCGGCCATTATGAAGGTTTCGATGAGAGAATAAGAATCGGAACCGGTGCCGAAGAGATTTCCATCGGCGATTATGTCCTCAGCGGCGGAGAATTAGCCGCGATGGTAATAATCGATTGTATAGTAAGACTTCTGCCGGGTGCTCTTGGCGATGAAGACTCGGCCGCTAACGATTCTTTTAGTGATGGCCTTCTTGAGTATCCCCAATATACAAGGCCCGAAGAGTTTAAAGGGATGAAAGTGCCGGACGTGCTGCTCAGTGGCAATCATGCCCAGATTGATAAATGGCGAAAACAGCAGGCTCTCGAAAAAACAAAAAAACAAAGACCTGACCTGCTGAAATAA
- a CDS encoding YraN family protein: MFLFGDKQKKLLSVPRLLGRWGQEQCEKFLKTGGYKTLTKNFSCRTGEIDLVMAAPDGAVVFVEVKARANEDFADAEAAVTSAKKHRMKAAANLFVKKHKLDNLPLRFDVVIVMADEKGKAKIRHYENAF; encoded by the coding sequence GTGTTTCTTTTCGGCGACAAACAGAAGAAACTTCTTTCTGTACCCCGTCTGCTTGGCAGATGGGGCCAGGAGCAGTGTGAGAAGTTTCTAAAAACCGGCGGTTATAAAACTCTGACGAAAAATTTTTCCTGCAGAACCGGCGAAATAGACCTTGTTATGGCCGCTCCCGACGGTGCGGTCGTCTTTGTCGAGGTCAAGGCAAGAGCGAACGAGGATTTCGCCGATGCCGAAGCGGCGGTTACATCTGCCAAAAAGCACAGAATGAAAGCGGCGGCAAATCTCTTCGTAAAAAAACACAAACTCGATAATCTCCCTTTGCGGTTTGACGTCGTAATAGTAATGGCCGATGAAAAAGGAAAAGCCAAGATAAGGCATTATGAAAATGCCTTTTAA
- a CDS encoding TatD family hydrolase, which yields MNLIDTHAHLTYEGLIQSLDDVLQRSSAVGVTKWISVGTDAEHNEKVIALADKYENLYAALGIHPHHASEYQPQELQRLIELAKHGKVVALGETGLDFHYNFSKQNAQKELFKSFLEIAAQKKLPVIIHSRNAFDETMEIIDNFADRETKIVFHCWSGTIEQTRIVLDRGFYISFTGVVTFKNAQDAREIVKIVPIERMMIETDCPFMSPEPMRRQKINEPALLVHTAARIAELKGIDMETLAEKLSATTKEFFNLA from the coding sequence ATGAACCTTATTGATACACATGCTCATCTGACTTATGAAGGATTGATACAGTCTCTTGACGATGTTCTGCAAAGAAGTTCCGCCGTCGGCGTAACAAAATGGATTTCCGTGGGAACCGACGCCGAGCATAATGAAAAAGTTATCGCCCTTGCCGATAAATATGAAAATCTTTATGCCGCACTCGGCATTCATCCTCATCACGCCTCCGAATATCAGCCGCAGGAACTGCAGAGACTCATCGAACTTGCCAAACACGGCAAAGTTGTGGCTCTCGGTGAAACGGGCCTGGATTTTCATTACAACTTTTCAAAACAGAATGCCCAGAAAGAGCTTTTTAAAAGTTTTCTTGAAATTGCCGCCCAAAAAAAACTGCCGGTCATTATTCACAGCAGAAACGCCTTTGACGAGACGATGGAAATCATTGATAACTTCGCCGACAGGGAAACGAAAATCGTTTTCCATTGCTGGTCTGGCACAATTGAGCAGACAAGAATCGTTCTCGACAGGGGGTTTTACATTTCGTTTACAGGCGTTGTTACATTCAAAAACGCTCAGGATGCAAGAGAGATTGTAAAGATTGTCCCCATTGAAAGAATGATGATTGAAACGGACTGTCCCTTTATGTCGCCTGAGCCGATGCGCAGACAGAAAATCAACGAACCGGCTCTTTTGGTTCACACCGCAGCCCGCATTGCCGAGCTGAAAGGCATCGACATGGAAACACTCGCGGAAAAACTGTCCGCCACAACAAAAGAATTTTTCAATCTCGCTTAA